Below is a genomic region from Gemmatimonadota bacterium.
CGGTTGCCACCTTCGCCATCGGCAAGGCCGGCGCCGTGAACGCCGCCATCTTTGCCGCCCAACTGATCGGGCTCTCCGATTCGGAAACCGCCGCGTCGGTCGCGCGGGACCGTCGGGAGAGGCGCGACGCGGTTCTCGTCGAGACCCTCGGGTAGGCCGGCCGATGCTCGACGAGATCAAGGGACGGCTGGAGGGGGAGATCTCCCGGCTCAAGCGCGAGCTGAACATCGATCTGCCCAAGAGAATCGAGGCGGCGTTGGAGCTCGGCGACCTGCGCGAGAACTCGGAATACAAGGCCGCCAAGGAACGGCAGGCGTTCGTCGAAGCCAGGCTCGGCCAGCTCAGCTCGCGGGTCTCCGGGCTGGCGAAGATCAACCTCGACGAGATGGAGCTTGACCGAGTGGCGATCGGCTCCGAGGTTAAGGTGCTCGACTTCGCATCCGGGCAGGAGTTCACCTTCACAATCACCCCCGGCGACTTCATAGACCTCGACGCCGGCCAGGTGTCGATGGCCTCGCCCATCGGTCAGGCTCTGATGGGATCATCGGAGGGGGACGAGGTGGATGTGCGCCTCCCTGGCGGGGTGCGACGTTATCGCGTCGAAAAACTCACGGCCCTCGGGGGTTG
It encodes:
- a CDS encoding GreA/GreB family elongation factor; translation: MLDEIKGRLEGEISRLKRELNIDLPKRIEAALELGDLRENSEYKAAKERQAFVEARLGQLSSRVSGLAKINLDEMELDRVAIGSEVKVLDFASGQEFTFTITPGDFIDLDAGQVSMASPIGQALMGSSEGDEVDVRLPGGVRRYRVEKLTALGG